Proteins encoded within one genomic window of Rossellomorea vietnamensis:
- the fliI gene encoding flagellar protein export ATPase FliI, producing MKAADLISQIPHIPTFKKFGKVKRVVGLMIESQGPESSVGEVCHIHILSRGKQKVIQAEVVGFNDDLVILMPYTNMQDISPGSLVEATAKPLEIKIGPSLIGKVIDSLGHPLDGSQLPSGLSTAYTEQEPPNPLSRPPIDEKMEVGVKAIDSMLTVGKGQRVGIFAGSGVGKSTLLGMIARNTKADLNVIALVGERGREVREFIERDLGEEGLQRTIVVAATSDQPALMRIKGAFTATAIAEYFRDKGMNVMLMMDSATRVAMAQREIGLAVGEPPTTKGYTPSVFAILPKLLERTGTNLHGSITAFYTVLVDGDDLNEPISDTVRGILDGHIVLDRQISNRGQYPAINILKSVSRLMNHLASKEHLQAATRIRELLSTYMNSEDLIQIGAYKKGTSREVDEAINYYPGIISFLKQGVYEQISLPSSVEELIKLSEKGG from the coding sequence ATGAAAGCAGCAGATCTTATCTCTCAGATCCCCCATATCCCGACATTCAAGAAGTTCGGGAAAGTGAAACGGGTAGTCGGGTTGATGATCGAGTCCCAAGGTCCTGAAAGCTCTGTAGGTGAAGTATGTCATATCCATATTCTCTCCCGTGGCAAACAGAAAGTGATACAAGCAGAAGTCGTCGGGTTTAATGATGATTTGGTCATCCTTATGCCATATACCAATATGCAGGATATATCACCAGGCAGTTTAGTCGAAGCAACGGCAAAACCATTGGAAATCAAAATCGGGCCATCTCTAATTGGTAAGGTGATAGATTCCCTGGGTCATCCCCTTGATGGAAGTCAATTACCTTCTGGATTAAGCACTGCCTATACAGAACAGGAACCACCCAATCCGCTATCAAGACCTCCCATTGATGAAAAAATGGAAGTTGGCGTAAAAGCCATCGACAGCATGCTGACCGTCGGTAAAGGGCAAAGGGTGGGTATCTTTGCCGGAAGTGGTGTGGGGAAAAGCACATTACTTGGAATGATCGCCAGAAACACGAAAGCCGATTTAAACGTCATCGCATTGGTAGGGGAACGCGGACGGGAAGTAAGAGAATTCATTGAAAGAGATTTAGGTGAAGAAGGATTGCAGAGAACGATTGTAGTGGCTGCCACATCCGACCAGCCTGCCCTCATGAGAATTAAAGGCGCCTTTACGGCAACAGCGATTGCGGAATATTTCCGTGATAAAGGCATGAACGTCATGCTGATGATGGATTCTGCCACCCGGGTAGCCATGGCACAGAGGGAAATCGGGTTGGCAGTAGGGGAACCGCCAACAACCAAAGGGTATACTCCTTCCGTTTTCGCTATTTTACCTAAGCTGCTCGAGAGAACAGGAACAAACCTCCATGGAAGCATTACGGCATTTTATACCGTTCTCGTAGATGGTGATGATTTGAACGAACCTATTTCAGACACAGTGAGGGGGATACTCGACGGTCATATCGTTCTCGACCGTCAGATTTCGAATCGCGGCCAATATCCTGCCATCAATATCCTGAAGAGTGTCAGCCGGTTAATGAACCACCTCGCATCTAAAGAACATCTACAAGCTGCCACAAGAATAAGAGAGTTATTGAGTACCTATATGAACTCAGAAGATTTGATTCAAATAGGGGCATACAAAAAAGGGACCTCCCGTGAAGTGGATGAAGCCATCAACTATTATCCGGGAATCATCTCCTTCCTGAAGCAGGGTGTCTACGAACAGATTTCTCTACCCTCGAGTGTTGAAGAGCTTATCAAGCTATCGGAAAAAGGTGGATGA
- the fliH gene encoding flagellar assembly protein FliH: MSRIIKSTVAQSIEDNGKVISLKRMKRVEEASPEEDRLIGSASFRRDQIIEQATIEAERIIREANKEIRREEERLLLDKERWITEREQLMQEAYNAGFLQGEEEGRKKGYQEYENKLQEANEITESNRKQYEGYIQRAEKVIIDLGIACAGKIMNQKLKDEPDLFLSIVERGLKEVRDLPHIQIHVHPTRHKLLAENKSELEVMFPTDIQCFIYANDDLLPEECYIETNQGRVIVSVDSQLKELKLKLHHLLEGDVE; the protein is encoded by the coding sequence TTGTCTAGGATCATAAAGTCTACCGTAGCTCAATCTATTGAAGACAACGGGAAAGTAATCTCTCTTAAGAGAATGAAGAGGGTTGAAGAAGCATCCCCGGAGGAAGATAGGTTAATAGGGAGTGCCTCTTTTCGAAGAGATCAAATCATAGAGCAAGCGACCATTGAAGCAGAACGAATCATCCGGGAAGCAAATAAGGAGATTCGTCGCGAAGAAGAAAGGTTGTTACTTGATAAAGAAAGATGGATAACAGAACGGGAGCAGCTTATGCAAGAGGCATATAATGCCGGATTCCTGCAAGGTGAGGAAGAAGGCAGAAAGAAAGGCTACCAGGAATATGAGAACAAACTGCAGGAAGCAAACGAGATTACGGAGAGCAACAGGAAACAGTATGAGGGTTACATCCAAAGGGCAGAGAAAGTCATTATAGATCTTGGGATAGCATGTGCCGGGAAAATCATGAATCAAAAATTGAAGGATGAACCTGATCTATTCCTTTCCATCGTGGAACGGGGGCTTAAGGAAGTGAGGGATCTGCCTCATATCCAGATACATGTGCATCCAACGAGACATAAGCTTCTTGCTGAGAACAAGTCTGAACTCGAAGTCATGTTCCCAACTGATATTCAATGTTTCATCTATGCAAACGATGACCTTCTCCCTGAGGAATGCTACATTGAGACGAATCAAGGGCGGGTCATTGTCAGTGTGGATTCTCAATTGAAAGAATTGAAGCTGAAGCTCCACCACCTTCTTGAAGGTGATGTTGAATGA
- the fliG gene encoding flagellar motor switch protein FliG: MVRREKGLTGKQKAAILLISLGPDVSASVYKHLSEEDIEKLTLEISGVKKVETEAKEDILEEFHQIAIAQDYISQGGIGYAKTVLEKALGSEQATAIINRLTSSLQVKPFDFARRADAAQILNFIQNEHPQTIALILSYLDPQQAGQILSELPQEVQADIARRIAVMDGTSPEVISEVEAILERKLSATVTQDYTQTGGVEAVVEVLNGVDRSTEKTILDALEIQDPELAEEIKKRMFVFEDIVTLDGRSIQRVIRDCDNEDLLLSLKVSSDEVKEVVFRNMSNRMVETLKEEMEFMGPVRLRDVEEAQSRIVAVIRRLEDSGEIIIARGGGDDIIV; encoded by the coding sequence ATGGTTAGAAGAGAGAAAGGTTTAACAGGTAAACAAAAGGCGGCCATCCTCCTGATCTCTCTTGGTCCAGATGTATCAGCATCCGTATACAAGCATTTGTCAGAAGAAGATATCGAGAAATTAACATTAGAGATTTCTGGAGTGAAGAAGGTAGAAACGGAAGCTAAGGAAGATATTTTAGAGGAATTTCATCAAATCGCCATTGCACAGGACTATATCTCACAGGGTGGGATCGGCTATGCGAAGACGGTCCTGGAGAAGGCTCTTGGATCTGAGCAGGCTACAGCGATCATTAATCGCCTGACCTCTTCCTTACAGGTCAAACCCTTTGACTTTGCAAGAAGAGCCGATGCAGCTCAAATTCTTAACTTCATCCAGAATGAACATCCTCAAACGATTGCATTGATTCTATCTTATCTTGACCCTCAACAAGCAGGTCAGATACTTTCAGAGCTTCCTCAGGAAGTCCAGGCAGATATCGCAAGGAGGATTGCGGTGATGGATGGAACCTCTCCTGAAGTGATCAGTGAGGTGGAAGCGATCCTTGAAAGAAAGCTTTCGGCGACCGTCACACAGGATTATACACAAACCGGCGGGGTGGAAGCGGTAGTGGAAGTATTGAACGGGGTAGATCGTTCAACAGAGAAGACGATACTTGATGCCTTGGAGATCCAAGATCCGGAATTAGCCGAAGAAATCAAGAAGAGAATGTTTGTATTTGAAGATATTGTCACACTCGATGGCCGTTCCATCCAGCGTGTGATCAGGGATTGTGATAATGAAGATCTGCTTCTCTCACTTAAAGTGTCAAGTGATGAAGTGAAAGAAGTGGTATTCAGAAACATGTCGAACCGGATGGTTGAGACCCTTAAAGAAGAAATGGAATTCATGGGTCCGGTCCGATTACGGGATGTTGAAGAAGCTCAGTCACGGATTGTAGCAGTTATTAGAAGGTTAGAGGATTCAGGTGAAATCATCATTGCCCGTGGTGGAGGAGACGATATCATTGTCTAG
- the fliF gene encoding flagellar basal-body MS-ring/collar protein FliF encodes MNESFKKYTEQIKTYWTSRTKKQKISMGAIFLIAVILISAVSYFSTRTTLEPLYSNLSPSETGTIKENLDGRGIPSEITDSGSTIMVPKEQVDTLKVELAAEGIPNSGSIDYSFFSQNAGFGMTDNEFNVMKLDAMQTELANLMKGIDGIQDAKVMINLPEKQIFLNDDVQNASASIVLDTKPGFTFDQKQIKSLYHLVSKSVPDLPTENIAIMNQYFEYFDLESQNNSTGSGNFAQQMNVKKEVERDIQRQVQNMLGTLIGFNKVVVSVTTDIDFTQENREENIVTPVDEENMEGIAVSAQRITETFSGEGAAPGGTPGAGDANEPTNSGVTYGSSSESNGDYERMEETINNEVNRIKKEIVESPYKIRDLGIQVMVEPPDPEKESSLPQNRVDDIRQVLSTIVRTSIDKEANPELTDDAIAEKVVVSVQPFNGKVDVASEEKPVLPWWTYVVGGILLVVILLLVFFLLRSRKKESIEEMEYEETREPVQIPDIEPKEETEGSIRRKQLEKMAKDKPEEFAKLLRTWLAED; translated from the coding sequence ATGAATGAATCGTTTAAGAAATATACAGAGCAAATAAAGACTTATTGGACAAGTAGAACAAAAAAACAAAAAATCAGCATGGGAGCCATCTTTCTGATTGCCGTCATCCTGATCAGTGCGGTTAGTTATTTTTCAACGAGGACGACTCTCGAACCCTTATATAGTAATTTGTCACCTTCTGAAACGGGAACCATCAAAGAAAATCTGGATGGCAGGGGGATCCCCTCGGAAATTACCGATAGTGGATCGACCATCATGGTCCCTAAAGAGCAGGTGGATACACTGAAAGTTGAACTGGCTGCAGAGGGGATACCTAACTCTGGGAGCATCGACTATTCTTTCTTCAGTCAGAATGCCGGATTCGGTATGACCGATAATGAGTTCAACGTCATGAAATTGGACGCCATGCAAACGGAATTAGCCAATTTGATGAAGGGTATTGACGGGATCCAGGATGCAAAGGTCATGATCAATCTTCCTGAAAAACAGATTTTCCTAAATGATGATGTGCAAAATGCATCTGCCTCCATTGTCCTGGATACGAAGCCGGGTTTCACATTTGATCAAAAGCAAATCAAATCACTTTATCATCTTGTTTCGAAAAGTGTTCCAGACCTTCCTACTGAGAATATCGCCATCATGAATCAATATTTTGAGTACTTTGATTTAGAATCTCAAAATAATTCAACGGGAAGCGGAAATTTTGCCCAGCAAATGAATGTAAAGAAAGAAGTCGAGCGTGATATTCAACGTCAGGTTCAAAATATGCTCGGTACGCTGATCGGCTTTAATAAGGTAGTGGTTTCCGTCACAACTGATATTGACTTTACCCAGGAAAACCGCGAAGAAAACATTGTGACTCCTGTCGATGAAGAAAATATGGAGGGGATCGCAGTCAGTGCTCAGCGGATAACAGAAACGTTCTCCGGTGAAGGTGCTGCTCCTGGAGGGACACCAGGGGCCGGGGATGCCAACGAACCGACAAACAGCGGTGTTACATACGGCTCCAGTTCAGAATCGAATGGTGACTATGAACGGATGGAAGAAACCATTAATAATGAAGTCAACCGGATCAAAAAAGAGATTGTAGAAAGTCCTTACAAGATTAGGGACCTTGGGATACAGGTCATGGTAGAACCGCCTGATCCCGAAAAAGAATCGTCCTTACCACAGAATAGGGTCGATGATATACGTCAAGTATTATCCACGATCGTACGCACGTCCATTGATAAGGAAGCGAACCCTGAACTCACGGATGACGCGATTGCAGAAAAAGTAGTCGTCTCGGTTCAGCCGTTCAATGGGAAAGTGGATGTTGCATCTGAAGAGAAGCCTGTCCTGCCATGGTGGACATATGTTGTGGGTGGCATTCTCCTTGTAGTGATTCTTCTTTTAGTATTTTTCTTATTACGTTCCAGAAAGAAAGAATCGATTGAAGAAATGGAATATGAAGAAACAAGAGAGCCGGTCCAGATCCCGGATATTGAACCTAAAGAAGAGACAGAAGGTTCGATTCGCCGTAAGCAGCTGGAAAAAATGGCTAAAGATAAACCGGAAGAATTTGCAAAACTGTTACGCACCTGGTTAGCAGAGGATTAG
- the fliE gene encoding flagellar hook-basal body complex protein FliE, whose protein sequence is MAIHNISSVTPAVISPSFDKKNSSPSEATENFSQLLKKSIDEVNKMQVQSDQLTEKLVRGENVDLHQVMIASQKASITLQTTMEVRNKVVEAYQEIMRMPM, encoded by the coding sequence ATGGCCATACACAATATAAGTTCGGTTACTCCGGCTGTTATAAGTCCGTCATTTGATAAAAAAAATAGTTCTCCTTCAGAAGCAACGGAAAACTTCAGTCAATTACTTAAAAAGTCCATCGACGAAGTCAATAAGATGCAGGTGCAGTCAGATCAATTGACGGAAAAACTTGTCCGGGGTGAAAACGTTGATCTCCATCAAGTGATGATCGCTTCACAAAAGGCAAGCATCACCCTGCAAACGACAATGGAAGTCCGTAACAAAGTAGTGGAAGCATATCAAGAGATAATGAGAATGCCAATGTAG
- the flgC gene encoding flagellar basal body rod protein FlgC: MGLFTGMNTTASALTAQRLRMDVISSNMANVDTTRGKMVNGEWQPYQRKSVVMAPKEDQFYSFLNQAMSTRANHSIGSGVKVSRIEEDDKTPFKMVYDPMHPDANDDGYVRLPNVDPLREMVDLISATRSYEANVTVFNANKAMLMKSLEIGK, translated from the coding sequence ATGGGATTATTTACAGGTATGAATACTACGGCTTCTGCGCTAACCGCCCAGCGTTTGAGGATGGACGTCATTTCGTCCAACATGGCCAATGTCGATACAACGAGAGGCAAAATGGTGAATGGTGAATGGCAGCCTTATCAGCGCAAGTCTGTTGTGATGGCGCCAAAGGAAGATCAGTTTTATTCTTTTTTAAACCAGGCGATGAGCACAAGGGCCAACCACTCAATAGGAAGTGGAGTGAAAGTTTCACGGATTGAAGAGGATGATAAAACACCATTTAAAATGGTGTATGACCCTATGCACCCTGATGCAAATGATGATGGATATGTACGCCTGCCGAATGTCGATCCCCTGCGGGAGATGGTAGACCTCATTTCAGCTACACGCTCCTATGAAGCAAATGTGACAGTATTTAATGCAAATAAAGCCATGTTAATGAAGTCATTAGAAATCGGTAAATAA
- the flgB gene encoding flagellar basal body rod protein FlgB has translation MKLFSNTFSTLENGLNYASLNQKVISQNIANVDTPNYKAKKVEFKSLLDQSTQHLEAKRTNQRHLTFGPYSQHPEVMTKSSFQYNHNGNGVDLDQEMSEMATNQIYFNALSDRINGKFNSLQSVIRGGK, from the coding sequence GTGAAACTTTTTTCCAACACCTTCTCAACACTCGAAAACGGGCTGAACTACGCCTCGTTAAATCAGAAAGTGATTTCTCAAAATATTGCGAATGTCGATACACCAAATTATAAAGCGAAAAAAGTAGAGTTTAAGTCGTTATTGGATCAATCCACTCAACATTTGGAAGCGAAAAGAACGAATCAACGTCACTTGACCTTTGGACCTTATAGCCAACACCCTGAGGTAATGACGAAATCCTCTTTTCAATACAATCATAATGGAAATGGTGTGGATCTGGATCAGGAAATGTCTGAAATGGCAACGAATCAAATTTATTTTAATGCACTGTCAGACCGAATAAATGGAAAGTTTAACAGTCTGCAATCAGTCATAAGGGGTGGCAAGTAA
- the codY gene encoding GTP-sensing pleiotropic transcriptional regulator CodY: protein MNLLGKTRTINAMLQKAAGKPVNFKEMSETLSQVIEANVFVVSRRGKLLGYAINQQIENERMKQMLADRQFPEEYTQNLFNVQETSPNLDVNSEYTAFPVENREFFKNGLTTIVPIIGGGERLGTLILARLEASFEDDDLILAEYGATVVGMEILREKAEEIEVEARSKAVVQMAISSLSYSELEAIEHIFEELNGNEGLLVASKIADRVGITRSVIVNALRKLESAGVIESRSLGMKGTYIKVLNNKFLVELDKLRTN from the coding sequence ATGAATTTATTAGGTAAAACAAGAACGATCAATGCCATGCTGCAAAAAGCAGCTGGGAAACCGGTGAACTTCAAAGAAATGTCAGAAACATTAAGTCAGGTGATAGAGGCGAATGTCTTCGTGGTTAGCCGTCGTGGAAAACTACTTGGCTATGCCATCAATCAACAAATCGAAAATGAGCGAATGAAGCAAATGCTTGCTGACCGTCAATTTCCTGAGGAGTATACTCAAAATTTATTCAATGTACAAGAAACATCTCCAAACCTGGATGTGAATAGCGAATATACCGCTTTCCCTGTTGAAAATAGAGAGTTCTTCAAGAATGGCTTAACGACCATCGTCCCGATCATCGGTGGGGGGGAAAGATTAGGAACATTAATCCTTGCTCGTCTTGAAGCAAGCTTTGAAGATGATGATCTGATTCTCGCTGAGTATGGTGCAACGGTAGTAGGGATGGAGATCCTTCGTGAAAAAGCTGAAGAAATCGAAGTGGAAGCGAGAAGCAAGGCTGTCGTCCAAATGGCAATCAGCTCCCTATCATACAGTGAGTTAGAAGCCATTGAACACATCTTTGAAGAGCTGAATGGAAATGAAGGACTTCTGGTTGCTTCTAAAATCGCAGATAGAGTCGGAATTACCCGCTCAGTGATCGTCAACGCCCTTCGCAAGCTGGAAAGTGCAGGCGTGATCGAATCCCGTTCCCTTGGAATGAAAGGTACTTACATCAAGGTATTAAATAATAAATTCTTGGTGGAATTAGATAAATTACGTACAAACTAA
- the hslU gene encoding HslU--HslV peptidase ATPase subunit, translating to MKSTDHLTPRQIVERLDQYIVGQKDAKRAVAVALRNRYRRSLLSDVLKDEVIPKNILMMGPTGVGKTEIARRIAKLVRAPFIKVEATKFTEVGYVGRDVESMVRDLVETSVRLVKEEKMVGVRERAAENASRRLVELVVPSKKKASSYKNPFEMIFGGNGTQGTSEEEEEKQEEISLQEQRRRMEKRLENGELEEEFITIEVEEQQASMFDMLQGSGMEQMGMNMQDALSNFMPKKKKKRKLKVKEARVVLTNEEAQKLIDMDEVTQEAIIRAEQSGIIFIDEIDKIASKSSGQSSADVSREGVQRDILPVVEGSTIVTKYGSVKTDHVLFIAAGAFHMSKPSDLIPELQGRFPIRVELQKLSTDDFVRILVEPDNAIIKQYIALMETEGIQIEFSDDAIRRLAEIAYDVNQNTDNIGARRLHTIMEKLLEDLSFEAPDITLDTVKITPQYVDDKLGAISKDKDLSQFIL from the coding sequence ATGAAGAGTACTGATCACTTAACCCCAAGGCAAATAGTTGAACGATTGGATCAATATATCGTTGGCCAAAAGGATGCCAAAAGAGCGGTTGCCGTTGCCCTGAGAAACCGGTATAGACGGAGCCTTCTGTCCGATGTATTGAAAGATGAAGTGATTCCAAAGAATATCTTAATGATGGGTCCGACTGGTGTCGGTAAAACGGAAATAGCCAGAAGGATCGCGAAATTGGTCCGTGCCCCATTTATAAAAGTGGAGGCAACCAAATTTACGGAAGTGGGTTATGTTGGACGTGATGTTGAATCGATGGTCAGAGATCTGGTGGAGACATCCGTCCGTCTGGTGAAAGAGGAGAAAATGGTCGGTGTCCGGGAAAGGGCAGCTGAAAATGCAAGTCGCCGTCTGGTAGAGCTTGTGGTGCCATCCAAAAAGAAAGCATCTTCTTATAAGAACCCATTCGAAATGATCTTCGGCGGCAACGGGACACAAGGGACATCTGAAGAAGAGGAAGAAAAGCAGGAAGAGATTTCACTTCAGGAGCAAAGAAGAAGAATGGAAAAAAGACTTGAAAATGGTGAATTGGAAGAGGAATTCATCACAATTGAAGTCGAGGAGCAGCAAGCATCCATGTTTGATATGCTTCAAGGTTCAGGTATGGAACAAATGGGGATGAATATGCAGGATGCCCTGAGTAATTTCATGCCGAAGAAAAAGAAAAAGCGTAAATTGAAGGTGAAGGAAGCAAGAGTGGTGCTGACAAATGAGGAAGCCCAAAAGCTTATTGACATGGATGAAGTAACCCAGGAAGCAATCATTCGTGCAGAGCAATCTGGGATCATCTTCATTGATGAAATCGATAAAATTGCCAGCAAGAGCTCAGGGCAATCTTCTGCTGATGTATCCAGGGAAGGCGTTCAAAGGGATATCCTTCCGGTTGTGGAAGGATCGACCATTGTCACGAAATATGGATCAGTGAAGACGGATCATGTCCTATTCATTGCAGCCGGTGCCTTCCACATGAGTAAACCTTCTGATCTTATCCCTGAATTGCAGGGACGTTTCCCGATCAGGGTCGAACTTCAGAAGTTGTCTACAGACGACTTCGTGCGGATCCTTGTTGAACCGGATAATGCCATCATTAAACAATATATCGCTTTAATGGAAACAGAAGGTATACAAATTGAATTTTCTGACGATGCTATTCGTAGACTTGCTGAAATCGCTTATGATGTGAATCAGAATACCGATAATATCGGAGCCAGAAGACTTCATACAATCATGGAAAAACTACTTGAAGACCTATCCTTTGAAGCGCCTGATATTACCCTTGATACGGTAAAGATCACACCGCAATATGTGGATGATAAGCTTGGCGCCATTTCAAAAGATAAAGATTTGAGTCAGTTCATTCTTTAA
- the hslV gene encoding ATP-dependent protease subunit HslV: MDQFHATTIFAVQHNGKCAMSGDGQVTFGNSVVMKHTAKKVRKLFNGKVLAGFAGSVADAFTLSEMFEGKLQEFNGNLPRAAVELAKQWRSDKVLRKLEAMLIVMDESHLLLISGTGEVIEPDDGILAIGSGGNYALSAGRALKQYAGDHLTAKEIARSSLQIAADICVYTNNQIIVEEL, encoded by the coding sequence ATGGATCAATTCCACGCAACCACTATATTTGCCGTGCAGCATAATGGCAAGTGTGCGATGTCCGGTGACGGGCAGGTAACATTCGGTAATTCAGTTGTCATGAAGCATACAGCCAAAAAGGTACGAAAGCTTTTCAATGGAAAAGTATTGGCTGGATTCGCGGGATCTGTTGCCGATGCGTTTACTTTGTCTGAAATGTTTGAAGGGAAGCTTCAGGAGTTCAACGGAAATCTTCCAAGAGCTGCAGTCGAGCTCGCGAAACAGTGGAGGAGCGATAAAGTACTGAGAAAGCTTGAAGCGATGTTGATTGTCATGGATGAAAGCCACCTGCTGTTGATTTCAGGGACAGGTGAAGTGATTGAACCGGATGATGGGATACTGGCCATCGGTTCCGGTGGGAATTATGCATTATCTGCCGGCAGGGCATTAAAGCAGTATGCCGGAGACCACTTGACTGCTAAGGAAATCGCCCGTTCTTCCCTTCAAATCGCTGCCGATATATGTGTATATACGAATAACCAAATTATCGTTGAAGAGCTTTAG
- the xerC gene encoding tyrosine recombinase XerC, with product MNKQLDEQLHSFTEYLQIEKHYSVHTFEQYRHDIEEFYVFMKEQGLRSLKDVEYSDARLFLTKLHDHGLKRSSVSRKVSSIRSFYRYLNREKQLLDNPFSFVNLPKKEQRLPAFFYEEEIQALLDACNGDTPLELRNLAIFELLYATGIRVSECTNIQLGDVDLGMSTLLVKGKGKKERYVPFGSFANDALEQYILHSRPKLAKDGSHTQLLLNHRGGALTQRGIRLILNKIIEKASLTGKIHPHMLRHTFATHLLNNGADLRTVQELLGHAQLSSTQLYTHVSKDQLRKTYLAHHPRA from the coding sequence ATGAATAAGCAATTAGATGAACAATTACATTCCTTTACTGAATATTTACAAATAGAAAAACATTATTCTGTTCATACATTTGAACAATATCGTCATGATATCGAAGAGTTTTACGTATTTATGAAAGAACAAGGTTTACGTTCATTGAAAGATGTCGAGTATTCTGATGCACGACTTTTTTTAACTAAGCTGCATGATCACGGTTTAAAGAGGTCTTCCGTCTCAAGGAAGGTTTCGAGCATAAGAAGCTTTTACCGTTATTTAAATCGGGAAAAGCAACTACTCGATAACCCCTTTTCGTTTGTTAATCTTCCGAAGAAGGAACAACGATTGCCTGCCTTTTTTTATGAAGAGGAAATACAGGCTCTGCTGGATGCTTGTAATGGGGACACCCCATTAGAGTTGCGTAACCTGGCCATATTCGAACTTCTTTATGCGACGGGGATCCGTGTAAGTGAGTGTACGAATATACAGTTGGGTGACGTGGACCTTGGGATGTCTACGCTCCTGGTAAAAGGAAAAGGAAAAAAAGAAAGGTATGTCCCATTTGGAAGCTTTGCAAATGATGCCTTAGAACAATACATATTACACTCCCGGCCGAAGCTTGCGAAGGATGGGTCCCATACACAATTGCTTTTGAACCATCGTGGTGGAGCATTAACCCAAAGAGGCATCCGTCTCATCTTAAATAAGATTATCGAGAAAGCTTCTTTGACGGGGAAGATACATCCCCATATGCTGCGTCATACATTTGCAACCCATTTACTGAATAATGGTGCCGATTTAAGGACGGTTCAGGAACTTCTTGGACACGCTCAGCTTTCATCCACCCAGCTGTATACCCATGTATCGAAGGATCAGTTACGAAAAACGTATTTAGCACATCACCCACGTGCTTAG